GCGCCATCGAGTTCATCGCCGCCAGCATGGCCCGCCACGACTTCATCCGGCTGGGCGTGATCCCGTTCGCCAACGGCCCGCGCCAGGCCGACCTGATGGTGGTCTCCGGCACGGTCACCGACAAGATGGCTCCCGCCGTGCGCCGGCTCTGGGAGCAGATGCCGGAGCCGAAATACGCCATCTCGTTCGGTGCCTGCTCCAACTCGGGTGGCCCGTACTGGGACTCGTACTGCGTGACAAAGGGCGTCGACCAGATCATCCCCATCGACGTCTATGTGCCCGGCTGCCCGCCCCGTCCCGAGGCGCTGCTCCAGGGCATCGTGAAGCTGCAGGAGAAGATCGCCACCGAGAACCTCTCCGCGCGTTACGGGTCGCGCCGTCGCGGGGCGGCGAGTCTGAGCCGCGGCCTGGTGTCGAAGGGCGCGCACGCGTGACCCCCCGGCCCGTCGAGGGTGACGTACTGGCGACCTGGTTCACCGCAGCACTTCGGAAGGCCGCCCCGGAAAACAGCGCCAACCCGGGAAGCCTCGCCGGCCCGGATAGCGGCGCTGACCTAGGGAGCCTGGCCGGCCCGGTTAGCAGCGCTGATCTGAAGAGCGGCAGCACCCAGGCAGGCCGCGAAGCCGATCCGGAGGGCGAAGGGTTGGCTGACCAGGAGGCCGGGGCTCCACTGGTCACGGTGAGCGTAGACGCCGCCGGCACCCCGGTGGTCGATGTTCCCGCCTCCGGCTGGGTCGCGGCGGCCACCTGCGCCCGTGACGAACTGGACCTCGACTTCCTCGACTGGCTCTCGGCGGTGGACGAGCCCGAGGGCGATCCGGCCGGGCTCGACGTGGTGCTGCACCTGGCCGGGTCCGACTCGTTCGGCTCGTCCGACCGCAGGGTGCGCCGCCTGCTGCTGCGCACCCGGGTGCCGAACCGAGACCTGAATCTGCCGAGCCTCACGTCGCTGTGGCCGGGTGTGGCCTGGCACGAGCGTGAGACCCACGAGATGTTCGGCCTGACCTTCACCGGCTTCTCCGACGGTTCGGGGGCCGGGCTGCGCCCACTGCTGCTGCCCGACGGTTTCGAGGGCACCCCGCTCCGCAAGTCGTTCGTCCTGGCCGCCCGCGCGGCGAAGGCCTGGCCCGGTGCCAAAGATCCCGGCGACTCCGGCGCCAAGGCCCCCACCCGCCGCAAGACCCTGCCCCCAGGAGTCCCGGACCCGTCCTGGGGCCCCCACGAACCAGGCACTCCACGAGAAGTCGCCTCCGAGCCACCCCGCCGAGCGTCACGGGCGGGCATTCCCGAGCGCCCCGCAAGGATCGCCCGGGCGACGAGTCGGGTAGTCAGGACGACAGAGGCTCCCATCGAGGCGACCGGGGCTCGCGCTTCTGTCGACCCGGCAAAGACTTCCGTTGTCCCCGCCGCGGCCGGCGCTCTCGCCCCTGCCAGTCCGTCCGAGCCGAACGAGACCGCCGCGTCCACTCCCGCGTCCACTCCCGCGTCCACTCCCGCGTCCACTGCCACCGACGATCCCTCGGCGCACACCGAGCTACCCGCGTCCACCCCCGAGCGCGACGCATGACCCTCGACGCCGGGCTGGTGGCCGAGATCGTGCTGCGCACGCTGGCCGTGCTGGTCGCGTTCCTCACCCTGCCGCTGGTGGTCGGGCAGACCGAGCACAAGGTGATGGCGCACATGCAGGGGCGGCTGGGCCCGATGTACGCCGGAGGGTTCCACGGGTGGGCGCAGCTCGTGGCCGACGGGGTGAAGTTCCTGCAGAAGGAAGACATCGTCCCGGACCGGGCCGATGCCGGCGTGTTCCGGCTGGCTCCCGGGGTGGCGCTGGTGCCTTATCTGGTGGCGATGGCGGTGATTCCGCTGAGCCCGGACTGGGTGGCGGCGGACGTGGACGCCGGGCTGCTGTTCGTCCTGGCCGCGAGCGCCGTCGCGGTGCTGGGCACCCTGATGGCGGGCTGGTCGAGCGGGAACAAGTACGCGCTGCTGGGGTCGATGCGTGCGGCCGCCCAGCTACTGGCCTACGAGCTGCCGCTGGTGCTGGCGGCGGCGAGCGTGGCGATGGCCGCGGGCACGCTGTCGCTGACGGGCATCGGTGAGGCCTGGCAGTGGTGGTGGCTGTTCTGGCAGGCCCCGGCCCTGATCGTGTTCGTGGTGGCAGGGCTGGCCGAGGTGCAGCGCCCGCCGTTCGACATGCCGATCGCCGACTCCGAGCTGGTGGCCGGTCCCTACACCGAGTACACCGGGCTGCGGTTCGCGTTGTTCCTGCTCAGCGAGTACGCGGGCATCGTGGTGCTGTCCGCGCTGACCGCGGTGCTGTTTCTCGGCGGCTGGCACGGCCCGTTCAGCGACACGCTGGGCCCGCTCTGGACGCTGCTGAAGACCGGGATGGTCGCGGTCGTCGTGATCTGGCTGCGGGTGGCCTGGCCACGCCTGCGGGAGGACCAGCTGCAACGGCTGGCCTGGGCGGGGCTCGTGCCCGTCGCCCTGGCCCAGCTGGCCCTCACCGCCGTGGTCGTCGTGGCCTGAGAACCAGGGCGTGTCCTGCGGATCATCGCCTACTGCGGGGTGCCCGGAGAGCCGTCTGGACGCGTCCGGTGTGGCCCCACGGAGGAACGCTACGAGCGGGCCCACCGGCCACGTCCAGCCCGGCTCACCGGGCACCTCCGCAGCTCACGGCGTGATCCGCAGGAAAGGCCCTAGTCCAGGTTCTTCACGAAGTGGAGCGCGCCTTCCTCGTGCTGGTAGAGCCCGAAGCCGGCGTGCGGCAGGTAGCCCGCGCTGCGGTACAGGGCCACGGCCTCCGGCTGCTTCGTGCCCGTCTCCAGGATCAGGCGGGTGTAGCCCAGGGCCATCGCGCGCAGCTCGGCCGAGGCCAGCAGGCGCCGGGCCAGGCCGTGACGGCGGAACCCGGGGCGCACGTACAACCGCTTCATCTCCACCGACCCCTCACCCTCGGCGGGGTTCCCCCGCAGGCCGACGCAGCCGGCGAGCTCGCCACCGGCCTCGGCGATGGTGAACAGGCCCGAGGGCGGAGCGAATTCGGCCGGGTCGACGGGGGTGTCGTCCGGTCCGCCGTAGCGGACGACGTACTCCTGCTGGACCTCGGCGATCAGGGAGACCGCTTCAGGGCTGTCGAACGGGACGTCACGGAAGACCAGATCGGTTACGGGGGAGTTGCTCACGGCTCCCATAGTTCCACGGGGTTGCCTTCGGGGTCGTGCACCCGGGCGAAGCGGCCGTTGGGATAGATCTCCTCGTCGACCTCGACGGCGATGCCGGCCCGCCGCAGCTGGGCCACCATCGCGTCCAGGTCGCGGACCCGGAAATTGACCATCCATTGCTGCTGGGGTCGCCCGAAGTGCTCGGCGTCGTCAGCGAATGCGGCGAAGACCGTCGGCCCGGACTGTGAAATCCAGGGCGCTTCTTCGTACGTCAAGGGCACTGGCGTCACGCCGAGGTGGTCTTCATACCAGGCGGCCAGTCTCTCCGGATCCTTGCTCCGGAAGAACAGTCCCCCGATGCCCGTCACGCGTTCCACAAATGGGAATACTGCCAGAAGGGCCGCGATCAGGCCGCTCGGAGTGGTTGGCGCATTCTGTTCCTGGGCGTCGCGGGCGCCTGGAAAAAGACAGAATGCGCAGGTCATGAATGGAATTATCGATCTCGCGAGGTAGCCGGATTTCGTGCTGAATTCGCTGGCCGTAGGGGCGTGGTGGCACGGATGGCGCACTATCGCTGCACTGCCGATGCCGTTCGGTGGCGCAGTGGCCCGGTGACGTTCTGGATGACGTGGCCGGACCTTTTTCGTGCGCATGAATTAATGACAGGTGTCGGGGTAGTGGTCGGTCGTACGGCCCGCTCCCATTTTTGTCATTGGGTGCCTAAAAGGGGGACGCCGAGGGCTCCGGCGGCCGGCGCGTGAGTGCGGTGGGTGTCCGCCTCCGTGGGGCGCCCGTGGGGCACTCGTGGGTTCAGAGACTCGCCCCCATCACTGTGGGTGACGGCGAGTGTTCGAGGGTAGAGCTGGATTCGCCGGATCCGGAGGCGCCGGTAAGGACAGCGGCTAATATCACTATTGGCCGTCCGGTCCCCGGGATCCGGTTTGCCGGGAGATCGGTCCGTGTCGGATGTGCCGTAATCCACCGCAATCGGAATATTGATGGTCATGCCGGTGGCGTGTACGTTCCGGCGCGGGCATTTGTCGGAACACGCTTGAGGTGGGTGACGTGGCGCGGCAGCAGGCTGAGATCCGGCGCGAGGAGATTCTCCGGGCCGCGGCGGCGGTGGTCGGGCGCAAGGGATTCGCGCGGACCCGGGTGGCCGATGTCGCGGCGGAGCTCGGAATCAGTGCCGGCCTGGTCTTTTACCATTTCGATTCCAAAGAGCGGCTGCTCTCCGAGGCATTTGTGATGGCCTCCGACCGCGATCTGGACGCCATGGACGCGGCGATTGCCGGCCCGGGCACCCACGCCGAGCGCGTGCGTAACGTGATCCGGCTCTACCAGCAGATCTCCTCCGACCCCGGCGACCGCGAGGTGTGGTCGCACAACATCGACGCCTGGGCCGAGGGCCGCTACACCGCCGAGATCCGCGAGGTGGTCCGCCGCAATGACGCGCGCTGGCGCCACGGCCTGACCCGGCTGGTCGCGGCCGGGGCTGAGGCCGGGGAGTTCACCTGCCCCGACCCGCAGGAGGCCGCGCTGCGGATCTGCGTGATGCTCGACGGGCTCGCGGTCGCCACCCAGGTCCGCGGCACGCTGGCGAAGGGCAGGGCGAGAGCATGGGCCGAGGAGCACGCCGCGCGAGAACTGGGGCTCCCGGCGCCGGTCTTCCCGGTGCAGCAGCTTCCACCCGCCCAGCGCTGACCCGTGAGGCGCGTCGCGCGAGTGACGTCGAACACGGCAAGATGCATCGGTGACCAACCCACAGCACGACGACGCGGGTAGCCCTGACGGCCACCGGCACGGCGTCGGCGGGGGCCTGGTCTCCGGGCTGGCCACCACGGCCCGGGCCCTGGCGCGGCACACCCACACGCAGGAGTACCCGGACGTCCGGCCCGATCTGCCTCCACGCAGCCGCGGGGTGATCGCCCTGCTCGCCGAGAACTGCACCAGTTGCATGCTGTGCGCCCGTGAGTGCCCGGACTGGTGCATCTACATCGAGTCGCACAAGGAAGAGGTCCCGGCTCCCGAGCCCGGCGGCCGTCCCCGGCAGAAGAACGTGCTGGACCGCTTCGCCATCGACTTCTCCCTGTGCATGTACTGCGGCATCTGCATCGAGGCCTGCCCGTTCGACGCGCTCTTCTGGAGCCCCGAGTTCGAGTACGCCGAGTTCGACATCCGCGACCTGCTGCACGAGAGCGACCGGCTCGAGAGCTGGATGGCCAGCGTCCCGCCCCCGCCCCTGCCCGACCCCGGAGCCGTCGAGGCGAAGGAGGTCGGCGTGGCGAGAACGGCCGCGGACAAGGCGATTGCGGCGTACGAGGCGTCCTTGGCGAGGAAGCGTGAGGCCGAGGACCCGGACGCCACCACCCCGATGGTGCCGGTGGACGACCAGGCGGGGGAGACGTCCATCAGCACGGACGAAACCACCGAGTTGCCCCCGGTGACCGACGAGACCCAGGTCTTGCCACCTGCTGACGAGGGTGAGCGGTGAGCGGACTCGACCTGCTCCTCACCGCCCTCGCGGTGCTGGCGGCGGCGAGTGCGCTGCTGGCCGTGACCGGCTCACGCGTCGTGCACTGCGCCCTGTGGCTGGTGGTGAGTCTGGGTGCGCTGGCCGGTGTGTACCTGGTGCTCGGCGCCGAGGTGGTGGCGCTGGTGCAGCTGCTGGTCTACGTCGGCGCCGTGGTGGTGCTGGTGATCTTCGCGCTGATGCTGACCCGGGCCCCGGTGGAACCGAGCAGTCGCCTGGACGCGCCGAAGGGCCAGAAGCTGGCGGCGGTGGTCGCGGGCATCTCGGTGGGCGGGATCCTGGCCGGAACGCTGATCTACGCCCTGCAGGACCTGACCGTCGAGGTGCAGGGCGAGCAGGGCAGCGCCCGGAACATCGGCCAGGCCGTGTTCTCCGGCTGGCTGCTGCCGTTCGAGCTGCTCTCGGTGCTGCTGCTGGCGGCCCTGGTGGCGGCGATCGCGGTGTCGCGTCACCTTCCCGGAACGACCGAAGACGGCGGGGAACAGTGATCCACCTGCTCGGACCGGCCGTCCTGGCCGCGGCCCTGGCGGGGATCGGGGTCTACGGCATTCTCGCCCGGCGCAACGCCGTGCTCGTGCTGATCGGCGCGGAACTCCTTCTCAACGCCGCGAACGTGTTGCTGGTGACTGCTTCGGCGCTACCGGCGGGCGGTCTGGCCGGGCTGGAGCACAGCCAGGCCTACCACGACCCGCTGATCCCGGGGCAGGTGATGACGATCTTCGTGATCACCGTCGCGGCCGCGGAGATCGGCCTGGGCCTGGCGATCGTGCTGCTGCTGTTCCGGGCCCGCGGCACTGTGGAGCTGACCGCGGTACGGGAACTGGGCGAGGCCTCGCCCACGCACACGGAGACACCGTCGTGACCGAGTCCGCCGCCATCCTCACGATCGTGCTGCCCGCCGTCTCGGCGATGCTGGGGCTGCTCATGGGCAAGGCCTGGGCCCGGGACTGGGCCGTGCTCGGCTCGCTCGGCGCCCTGGTGGCCGCGATCGTGGAACTGGTGCTGGTCGGGACCGACGGCCCGGTCACGGCGTTCGGTTTCCTCGGCCGGGCCCAGCTCGGGGGCACCACCATCGATCTGACCCTGCGCTCCGACCAGCTCTCCGCCGCGGTCGCCGCTCTGGTGGCCCTGGTCGCGTTCTGCGTGCAGATCTACTCGACGGCCTACCTGGCGGGGGAGGGCACGCCGCAAGCACCGACCCGCTACCCGGCCTACGCCGCGACGGTCTCGCTGTTCACCGCCGCGATGATGCTGGTGGTGCACTCCGCCGACCTGGTGCTGCTGCTCATCGGCTGGGAGATCATGGGCTTGGCCTCGTACCTGCTCGTCGGTCACCACAGTGAACGGGCGGGCGCGAGAGCGGCTGCCACCAAGGCTTTCCTGGTCACCCGGGTCGGCGACATCGGGGTGGTGCTGGCGGTGGTGGTGCTGATCGCGGGGGCGGGCACCACGTCGATCAGCGACCTGAACCGGGCCGCCACCGAGAATGAGATCGGCCACGGCACCGTGCTGACGGCGGGCCTGCTGCTGCTTGCCGGAGTGGTGGGCAAGTCGGCGCAGTTCCCGCTGCACATCTGGCTACCGGATGCGATGGAGGGCCCGACCCCGGTCTCGGCCCTGATCCACGCCGCGACCATGGTGGCGGCCGGGGTGTTCCTGATGGCCCGGTTGCTGCCGCTCTACCTGACCGTGCCGGGCGCCCTGCAGACCGGCGCCGTCCTGGCCTCGATCAGCATGGTCGGCGCGGCCCTGGCGGCCTTGGCCCAGACCGATCTGAAACGGCTGCTGGCCTACTCCACGATCAGTCAGGTCGCGTACATGCTCGGCGCGGTCTGCGTGGCTTCCGACCGTGAGCTGGGCTCCGGTGACCCGACAGCGCTCGCCGCCCCGGGCGTCCTCCATCTTCTCTCGCACGGAGCCTTCAAGGCGCTGCTGTTCCTGGCCGCCGGATGCATCGTGCACATCGTCGGCTCGACGGCGCTCGCCGACATGGGTGGGCTCTGGCGCACGCACCGCAGCCTGGCCGTGCTCTTCGGGATCGGGTTGCTGGGGCTGGCGGGTATCCCGCCGTTCGGGGGGTTCTGGTCGAAGGAGGCCGTGCTGTCGGCCGCCGACGAGGCTGCCCACGCCGGCACCTGGGCGGGCTGGACCGTGCTGGTCGCCGGGGTTCTCACGATCGTGCTGACCGGGCTGTACGCGGGGCGGGCCTGGGCGATCGTCGCCATGGGGCGGGGCCCGGTGCTGCCCGCGGTGGGTGACGCCGAGACCGAGGAACCGCACGAGAACGCGCACGGGCACGGGGTACCCGTCGCGATGATGCTTCCCCTGTACCTTCTGGCGATCCCGACCGTGGCCTTCGGCCTGGTACTGCTGACCCCGTTCGATCTGCTGCACGGCGTCGAGATTCAGCCCGGCACCGCGATCACCGGTGCGCTGCTCGCCCTTTCGGGGGTCGGTTGGGCGGTCTCGGCGCCTCGTCTGGGCACCCCGGACATTGCCGTGGCCCTGCCCATGAGAGCGAGATCCTTGCTGGAGAACGCTTTCTACTTCGACGTCGTGATCCGGGTACTCGTGGTGCGCCCGGTACTGGGGCTGGCGCGGACGGTGCAGATGCTCGAGCGGGACGTGGTGGACGCGTATGTGCGGGGTGTGCGGCCCACCACCGAGATCGCCGGGGCCGTGCTGCGCCGCGCCCAGACCGGTCTGGCCACGGCCTACGCGGCCTGGGTGTTCGTCGGCGCGGTCGTGCTCACCGTGGCCGGGATGGTGCTCGTATGAGCTGGTCGTCGTGGTTACTGCCGGTGTTGGTGCTGGTGCCGTTCATCGGTGCCCTGGTGCTGACGGTCCTTCCGGACCGGTTCGCCGTCCGGACCGGGCTGGGGGTCGCCCTGGTCACCCTGGCCCTGGCCGTCCTCGCCACCTACGAGACGAGCGTGGCCGGGTTCGGCCGGATGCAGCTGGAGGTACGCACCGACTGGGTGCCCGCCCTGGGCCTTCAGGCCCATCTGGGGATGGATGGGGTCAGCGCACCCCTGGTCCTGCTCACCGCTCTGCTGGCCGTGCTCGTGTGCCTGCACCTGACCCGGGTGGGACCGGGCCGTCACCTGGTGATCTGCGTGCTCGTGGTGACCGGCGGCGCCCTCGCCACCTTCACCGCGCTCGACCTGCTGCTGTTCTTCATCGCCTTCGAGACCGTGCTGATCCCGATGTGGCTGGTGATCCGGATCTGGGGTGACACGACCCAACCCGGAGGGACCGCCACCCGCGACGACGCCGCGAGCCGGTTCGTGCTCTACACCGCCACCGGCTCGGCGCTCATGCTGCTCGGGATCATCCTGGTGATCGCCCGCACCGGCACCTCCGACCTGACCGAGCTGATCGAACGCGGCGGCGCCGGGATGTCGGTGACCACCCAGACCGTGGCGGCCGGGCTGATCGTGTTCGGCCTGGCCGTGAAGACCCCGATGTGGCCGCTGCACACCTGGCTGCCCCCGGCCCACACGATCGCCCCGACCGCCGGATCGGTCCTGCTCGCCGGGATCCTGCTGAAACTCGGCACGTACGGCCTGGTGCGGGTGGCCTTGCCGGTGCTGCCCGCCGGCCTGCAGAACGTGGCCCCCTGGCTCGGCGGCTTCGCGGTGGTGGGCATCGTCTGGGCCGGTCTGGCCTGCCTGACCGAGCGCGACCTGAAGCGGCTGGTGGCGCTGTCGTCGGTGGCGCACATGGGTTTCGTGCTGCTCGGGGTGGCCTCGATGACCCCGACCGGCCTGCAGGGCGCGCTCTACGCCAATATCGCGCACGGCGTGGTGAGCGCCCTGCTGTTCTTCGTCGTCGGGGCGCTGAAAGACCGCCACCACAGCGCCGACCTGACCGTGCTCGGCCCCGGCCTGCGCGACCGGCTGCCCCGGCTGGGAGGGCTTCTCACCCTGGGCGCGGTCGCCGGTCTCGGACTGCCCGGCCTGGCCGTGTTCTGGGGTGAGCTGCTGACGATCGCCGGGGCCTGGCAGTCCTCCGCCCTCGGCGCCCTCGACCGGCCCTACGCCGTGATCGCCGCGGTCGGCACCGTGATCGCCGCCGCCTACTGGCTGCGCGTGCTGCGGCTGATCTGGCAGGGAACGCCGCTCACGGACCAGGCCGAGCTCCCCGACGCCACCCCTCACGAGACCGCCGTCACCCTTCCCCTGGTGGTGGCCACCGTCGTCCTCGGACTGTTACCCGGTCCGCTGCTGTCCACCACCGCCGGGGTGGTCCGGCTGCTCCTGCCCGGCGGGGGAGTGGTGCCGTGATGCTCACCGACATCACCGGGACGCTCACCGGTGTCCCCGAGATCGACGCGGTGGCCCTGCTCCCCGTCATTGCCCCCGTGGTCGCGCTGCTGCTGGTGCTGCTGATCGACGCCGTCCGACCGGTGAGGCCCCTGCTGAACCTGGTCACCCTGGCCGGCCTGCTCACCGCCGCCGGTGGGGTGGCCTACCTGGCGCTCGAGGGCACCGAACGCTCCACGGCCTGCTCCACCGGAGTGGTGGTGGGCACGGCCGGCCTGAGCGGGCCCTCACCCCTGCCCGAGAGCCTGAGCCCGTCCGACGTCGGCTTCGGCTGCTCCTACCTGGTTTCCGACTTCACCCTCACCGTGCAGGCGATCGTGCTGGTGGCCGCGATCGGCTGCCTGCTGCTGGCCGTCGACGGCCCGGGCGCGAAGGACCGCACCGCCCACCACACCCTGCTGCTCGCCACCGTGGCCGGTGCCACCGCCCTGGCCGGTGCCCGTGACCTGGCCACCCTCACCGTGGCCCTGGAGACCGCGACCCTGCCGGCGATCGGCCTGATCGCCCTGCGCCGCGACGCCCAGGGAGCGCAGGCCGCCGTCACCCTGCTCCTCACGGCCATCGCCTCCCTCGGCCTGCTGCTGCTCGGCATCGGCCTGCTCTTCCTGGCCACCGGCTCGCTCTACCTCTCCCGGATCGCCGATGTGCTTGCCTCCGACCCGGACGAGAAGGTGCTCGTCGTCGCGGTGGCCGGGGCGGTGCTCGCGCTTGCGGGTATCGGGTTCAAGATCTCGCTGGTGCCGTTCCACCAGTGGACGCCCGACACCTACGCGGGCGCCCCGCTGCCGATCGCCGCGCTGCTGTCCACCGTCTCCAAGGCCGCCGGGCTGGCCGCCGCCGCGGTGCTGCTGGGTATCGGGCTGCCGGCGCTGCACGCCGCCTGGGCGCCCGTGATCGGGGTGCTGGCCGCGCTGACCATGACCGTCGGCAACCTGGTGGCGTTGCGCCAGCAGGTTGCCGTGCGGCTGCTGGCCTGGTCGACCGTGGCCCAGGCGGGCTGGGTGGTGCTGCCGCTGGCGGCCTCGGGCACCACCCGCGACGGTGTGCGGGAGGCGGTCGGGGCCTCACTCGGCTACCTGCTGGCCTACGTGGTGGCCAGCCTGGCCGTGTTCGCCGTGGTGGTGCTGGTCGCGCGGCACCACCGGGCCGGTGAGGAACACACCCTGGCGGCCTACCGCGGCCTGGCTCGCACCGAACCGGTGGCGAGCGCTGTCCTGATGTTCGCCCTGGCCTGCCTGGCCGGGCTCCCGCCGGGGGTGATGGGACTGATCGCCAAGGTGGTGGCGCTGCGCCCGGTGGTGGACGCACAGCTCTGGCCGCTGGCCGTGGTCGCGGCCCTCAACGTAGCCCTGGCCCTGGCCTACTACCTGCGCTGGACCGCGCTCCTGCTCGCCACGACCGATCAGGTGACCGATCAGGCGACACCCCGGTGGCGCCTGCGCCCCGCGGAGGGGATCGTGTTGGGTGGAGCCGCGGCAGGTTGTCTGGGTCTGTCCATCGGGGCCGGGACGATCGCCGGACTGTTACCCGACCTCCTGCACTGAGGCGCCGGGAACGTGATCAAGCCGGATACCGTTGAGTTTCCTGACGGTGCCCGGTGGCACCGATCGAGAGGAGTCAGGGAGCGCCGAAATGGGCCATAGTCATTTCAACGGGCTGAAGACCGCGATTCTGCTGGGCGGGATGTCGGCCGGCCTGATGGTGGTCGGCATGGTGATGGCCGGGCAGACCGGTCTGTTCATCGCGCTGGCCATCTCACTGGCCATCAGCGGTTACCAATACTGGAACTCCGGCAAGATGGCGATCCGCTCGATGCGGGCGCGGCCGGTCAGCGAGGCCGAGCAACCGGCGATGTACCGCATCGTCCGGGAGCTCTCCAACGAGGCCCGCCAGCCGATGCCCGCGCTGTACGTGTCGCCGACGCAGGCGCCCAACGCCTTCGCCACCGGCCGCAACCCGCGGCACGCGGCGGTCTGCTGCACCGAGGGCATTCTCCAGATCCTCGACGAGCGGGAGCTGCGCGGTGTGCTCGGCCATGAGCTGATGCACGTCTACAACCGTGACATCCTCACCGCCTCGATCGCCGGTGCCCTGGCCAGCGCGGTCACGTTCATCGCCAACTTCGCCTTCTTCTTCGGCGGCAGTGACGACGACGAGCGGCCGAACTTCATCGCCATGATCGCCTTCTCGATCCTCGGCCCCCTGGCGGCCGGCATCATCCAGATGGCGATCAGCCGCACCCGTGAGTACGACGCGGACGAAGACGGCGCCAAGCTCACCGGCGACCCGCTGGCGCTGGCCTCGGCCCTGCGCAAGCTGGAGATGGGAACCCGGCAGCTGCCGCTCCCGCCCGAGCGCGAACTGGTCAACGCCAGCCACATGATGATCGCCAACCCGTTCCGCGGGGGCGGTGTGGCCAAGCTCTTCGCCACCCACCCGCCGATGGCCGACCGCATCGCCCGTCTGGAGTCGATGGCCGGTTACCGGCGCTGAGCGACCGTAAGCCCCCGGAGCCGTTGCTCCGGGGGCTTCGTCATATCTCAGAGCTTCTCGAGGTCCGGCTCCTCCAGGAGCAACTTCACCTCGGCGGGCGTCAGGGAACCCGCCTCCAGCCGCTTCTTGTCCAGCCACGCCGCGAGCAGGGTCCGGGCGGTGGACGCGTCACAGCCCAGCCGCG
The Kineosporia sp. NBRC 101731 genome window above contains:
- the htpX gene encoding zinc metalloprotease HtpX — translated: MGHSHFNGLKTAILLGGMSAGLMVVGMVMAGQTGLFIALAISLAISGYQYWNSGKMAIRSMRARPVSEAEQPAMYRIVRELSNEARQPMPALYVSPTQAPNAFATGRNPRHAAVCCTEGILQILDERELRGVLGHELMHVYNRDILTASIAGALASAVTFIANFAFFFGGSDDDERPNFIAMIAFSILGPLAAGIIQMAISRTREYDADEDGAKLTGDPLALASALRKLEMGTRQLPLPPERELVNASHMMIANPFRGGGVAKLFATHPPMADRIARLESMAGYRR
- a CDS encoding proton-conducting transporter membrane subunit, yielding MLTDITGTLTGVPEIDAVALLPVIAPVVALLLVLLIDAVRPVRPLLNLVTLAGLLTAAGGVAYLALEGTERSTACSTGVVVGTAGLSGPSPLPESLSPSDVGFGCSYLVSDFTLTVQAIVLVAAIGCLLLAVDGPGAKDRTAHHTLLLATVAGATALAGARDLATLTVALETATLPAIGLIALRRDAQGAQAAVTLLLTAIASLGLLLLGIGLLFLATGSLYLSRIADVLASDPDEKVLVVAVAGAVLALAGIGFKISLVPFHQWTPDTYAGAPLPIAALLSTVSKAAGLAAAAVLLGIGLPALHAAWAPVIGVLAALTMTVGNLVALRQQVAVRLLAWSTVAQAGWVVLPLAASGTTRDGVREAVGASLGYLLAYVVASLAVFAVVVLVARHHRAGEEHTLAAYRGLARTEPVASAVLMFALACLAGLPPGVMGLIAKVVALRPVVDAQLWPLAVVAALNVALALAYYLRWTALLLATTDQVTDQATPRWRLRPAEGIVLGGAAAGCLGLSIGAGTIAGLLPDLLH
- a CDS encoding NADH-quinone oxidoreductase subunit M, coding for MSWSSWLLPVLVLVPFIGALVLTVLPDRFAVRTGLGVALVTLALAVLATYETSVAGFGRMQLEVRTDWVPALGLQAHLGMDGVSAPLVLLTALLAVLVCLHLTRVGPGRHLVICVLVVTGGALATFTALDLLLFFIAFETVLIPMWLVIRIWGDTTQPGGTATRDDAASRFVLYTATGSALMLLGIILVIARTGTSDLTELIERGGAGMSVTTQTVAAGLIVFGLAVKTPMWPLHTWLPPAHTIAPTAGSVLLAGILLKLGTYGLVRVALPVLPAGLQNVAPWLGGFAVVGIVWAGLACLTERDLKRLVALSSVAHMGFVLLGVASMTPTGLQGALYANIAHGVVSALLFFVVGALKDRHHSADLTVLGPGLRDRLPRLGGLLTLGAVAGLGLPGLAVFWGELLTIAGAWQSSALGALDRPYAVIAAVGTVIAAAYWLRVLRLIWQGTPLTDQAELPDATPHETAVTLPLVVATVVLGLLPGPLLSTTAGVVRLLLPGGGVVP